TGTTGCCCCTGGGGCCCGACGGCGCGTCTCTGCTGGCGGCGACGGCGCGCCGCGTCGCGCCGTGGCGCACGCTGGTCGTCACTGCCGCCTCGCAGGTCGACGCCGTGCGCGCCGAACTCGTCGGCGTGCGCAGCGACGACATCCTGGTGGAGCCGGTCGGTCGCAACACCGCCGCGGCGCTCGGCCTGGCCGCGCGCGCGCTCGTCGCGCGCGATCCGGACGCCGTGCTCGCCGCGGTCCCCGCCGACCATCACGTCGCCGACGAATCGGCGTTTCGCGCCGCCATCGACACCGCGATGACCGCGGCGGAGACGGACGACGTGATCGCCACGATCGGAATCGCGCCGCGCACTCCGCACACCGGCTTCGGCTACCTCGAAGTGGGAGCCGACCGCGGCGACGGCACCCGCGAGGTGATTCGTTTCGTGGAGAAACCGGACGCCGACACGGCGCGCCGCTACGTCGCGTCGGGCCGCTATTTGTGGAACAGCGGCATGTTCGTGCTGCGCGCGGCGCGACTGTGTGACGAGCTGCGCCGCCACATGCCGCAGACCTGGGCCGCGCTCGAAGCTGGCACCGACGAGGCCTACGCCGCCGCCCCGTCGATCTCGATCGACTACGGCGTGATGGAGCGAACGGACCGCGTCGTCACCGTCCCGGCCGACTTCGGCTGGCACGATGTCGGCGCGTGGAGCGCGCTTTCCGAGGTCGCGCCGGCCGACGACCGCGGCAACGCCGCCATCGGCAACCTCGTCGCGATCGACGCGGCCGACAACGCCGTCTACACCGACGACGGCATCGTCGTGCTCGTCGGCGTCGAGGGCCTGTGCGTCGTCCGCGCGGGCGACGCGGTGCTCGTCGTGCCAAGCGACCGCGCGCAGGACGTCCGCGCCGTGGTCGATCGGTTGCGCGCCAGCGGCCGGACCGACTACCTATGACTGAAGTGAACCCCGACATCTTTCGTGCCTACGACA
This is a stretch of genomic DNA from Deltaproteobacteria bacterium. It encodes these proteins:
- a CDS encoding mannose-1-phosphate guanylyltransferase; amino-acid sequence: MRYAVILAGGGGTRLWPASRAARPKHLLPLGPDGASLLAATARRVAPWRTLVVTAASQVDAVRAELVGVRSDDILVEPVGRNTAAALGLAARALVARDPDAVLAAVPADHHVADESAFRAAIDTAMTAAETDDVIATIGIAPRTPHTGFGYLEVGADRGDGTREVIRFVEKPDADTARRYVASGRYLWNSGMFVLRAARLCDELRRHMPQTWAALEAGTDEAYAAAPSISIDYGVMERTDRVVTVPADFGWHDVGAWSALSEVAPADDRGNAAIGNLVAIDAADNAVYTDDGIVVLVGVEGLCVVRAGDAVLVVPSDRAQDVRAVVDRLRASGRTDYL